Proteins from a single region of Drosophila biarmipes strain raj3 chromosome 3R, RU_DBia_V1.1, whole genome shotgun sequence:
- the LOC108026199 gene encoding telomerase-binding protein EST1A — MSRKGAREQNDISLIIGTLPKRLQNKIAASCSHAAAAAATTTTTSSEAEAEAENAENAEPVAPTAIASRPATSRHILSNAATGKPSPQAQAAHPVLDTSGKVARECGIPGILRVATSMGGALGGGGGGGGGNKSGQGKGGGVHNARRKGRNSHLGKDKEHAAPQSPVARTRLTTEHPDWFEPLLSLPHAKNIVHLYDQLMVLNQRNLILINWKNFCYIHGQLQDAFKQLLLEQLKFVCEHKVDVFFWKLLFYNVRDYLKRQQSDQAHAHTLLLIEQATKFYRLAYEKLMAKCVASSRCESALKVVAQRLLICLGDLSRYRVNHVKATDYMEAAKYYQRAQELVPGNGAPYNQLAVISIYHHKRFDAVYYYVRSLLTSNSIQTAKESLLDLFDEIRRKYEETEMKQSPMHYAAPKNQKSKQMRKEVWIYPDGIRRLHRTDDKGNKAKGNKATVAEVTRYEEMPPEELMPRIVSLYLYLIGKLYTGTDVDSLYPLLRKLLIQMGAALKHENLLSRSKLLKVVALNLFVVEHNKRKTSRREMRYHSFNFANSFFGLMLKKTNQLLAAFVEDSSNIQCLPEEDFTTVNTYLQYVKVYVHWLSINVDVWEPVRTEEHSFIDCWAELGTLFEYIDCLLGKQKLEKKEIALDEDIALSGFNPLGREPMSKDCLKRGTERLQFLERIRRIALFQDYYAQHQEALQQSLDSSFTIEDLNAAMKNALECFDAESCGLAGNPAKMQNHAVEEMLCPSTDADVSQLCKLKKELEAKAKVKQICTSRLEDILKFVDTKIYIEVRPRYLLPDTNCFIDCLEDFEKLSTEFKRYTLIIPLTVVKELDGLSKGVKLDSYRSSKQTQRIHHFDEVSSRAKKSLEFIKSAKSNVKCATTKGSFVNASVFALVEEEYLSNDDKILATAMAVSKTARSEQCTDGKCFIQTELVLITTDRNLRVKALSRNLAVSALDEFLQWAKDCREST, encoded by the exons ATGAGTCGAAAGGGAGCGAGAGAACAAAATGATATATCGCTGATCATTGGGACGCTGCCCAAACGTCTGCAGAACAAAATCGCGGCCAGCTGCAgccacgcagcagcagcagcagccacaacaacaacaacgtcgtcggaggcggaggcggaggcggaaaACGCTGAGAATGCGGAGCCAGTTGCTCCGACGGCGATCGCCTCAAGGCCag CCACCAGTCGCCACATCCTGAGCAATGCAGCCACTGGGAAACCCAGTCCCCAGGCCCAGGCGGCCCATCCCGTTTTGGATACCAGCGGGAAAGTGGCGCGCGAGTGCGGAATACCGGGCATCCTGCGAGTGGCCACCTCGATGGGAGGAGCActaggcggaggaggaggaggtggcggaGGGAATAAGAGCGGTCAGGGCAAGGGAGGCGGCGTACACAATGCTCGTCGCAAGGGTCGCAACTCGCATCTGGGCAAGGACAAGGAGCACGCCGCTCCGCAGTCGCCAGTGGCGCGCACACGCCTGACCACCGAGCATCCGGACTGGTTTGAGCCCCTCTTAAGCCTGCCCCATGCCAAGAACATAGTCCATCTGTACGATCAGCTTATGGTTCTGAATCAAAGAAATCTTATACTGATA AACTGGAAGAACTTCTGCTACAttcatggccagctgcaggaCGCCTTcaagcagctgctgctggagcagcTGAAGTTCGTCTGCGAGCACAAGGTCGATGTCTTCTTTTGGAAACTGCTCTTCTACAATGTGCGGGATTACCTTAAGCGGCAGCAGTCGGATCAGGCCCACGCCCATACGCTCCTGTTGATTGAACAGGCCACCAAGTTCTATCGCCTGGCTTACGAGAAGCTAATGGCCAAGTGCGTGGCTTCGTCGCGCTGTGAGAGCGCCCTAAAGGTGGTGGCCCAACGGCTGCTCATCTGCCTGGGCGATCTCTCGCGCTACCGGGTAAACCATGTCAAGGCCACGGACTACATGGAGGCGGCCAAGTACTATCAGCGGGCACAGGAGCTGGTGCCCGGCAATGGAGCACCCTATAACCAGCTGGCGGTCATTTCCATTTATCAT CACAAACGCTTTGATGCCGTTTACTACTATGTGCGCAGCTTGCTGACTTCCAACTCGATTCAGACGGCCAAGGAAAGCCTGCTGGATCTGTTCGACGAGATTCGGCGCAAGTACGAGGAGACCGAGATGAAGCAATCGCCCATGCACTATGCAGCCCCTAAGAACCAGAAGTCCAAGCAGATGCGCAAGGAGGTGTGGATCTATCCGGACGGAATCAGGCGCTTGCATCGCACCGATGATAAGGGAAACAAGGCGAAGGGCAATAAGGCCACCGTGGCCGAAGTCACTCGGTACGAGGAGATGCCCCCGGAGGAGCTTATGCCGCGCATAGTCTCCCTGTATCTATACTTGATAGGCAAGCTGTATACAGGCACAGA TGTGGACTCGTTATACCCGCTGCTGAGAAAACTGCTGATCCAAATGGGCGCCGCGCTCAAGCACGAGAACCTGTTGTCACGCTCCAAACTGCTGAAAGTAGTGGCACTCAATTTGTTCGTCGTCGAGCACAACAAGCGAAAAA CGTCACGACGCGAGATGCGTTATCACAGCTTTAATTTTGCCAACTCATTCTTTGGACTCATGCTGAAGAAAACAAACCAGTTGCTGGCCGCTTTTGTGGAGGATTCTAGCAATATCCAGTGTCTTCCTGAAGAAGA CTTCACCACCGTCAACACTTATCTGCAGTATGTCAAGGTTTATGTGCATTGGCTGAGCATCAATGTGGACGTGTGGGAACCAGTCAGGACAGAGGA ACACTCTTTCATCGATTGCTGGGCTGAGCTTGGTACCCTCTTTGAGTACATTGATTGCCTGCTGGGAAAGCAGAAGCTGGAGAAAAAAGAAATCGCTTTGGATGAGGACATTGCCCTTAGCGGCTTTAATCCATTGGGTCGGGAGCCGATGAGCAAGGATTGCCTCAAACGCGGAACGGAACGCCTCCAGTTCTTGGAGCGCATACGAAGGATTGCACTGTTCCAGGACTATTATGCCCAGCATCAGGAGGCGCTGCAGCAGTCGCTGGACTCTAGCTTCACCATTGAGGATCTAAACGCAGCAATGAAGAATGCCCTGGAATGCTTTGACGCCGAGAGTTGTGGTCTGGCAGGGAATCCCGCCAAGATGCAAAACCATGCTGTTGAGGAGATGCTGTGCCCTTCAACCGATGCCGATGTTTCGCAGTTGTGCAAGCTGAAGAAGGAGCTCGAGGCCAAGGCTAAGGTTAAGCAGATATGCACTAGCAGGCTGGAGGATATCCTCAAGTTCGTGGACACCAAAATTTACATCGAGGTGCGTCCGCGCTACCTTCTACCCGATACCAACTGCTTCATCGACTGTTTGGAAGACTTTGAGAAACTCTCCACGGAGTTTAAGCGCTACACTCTCATTATACCGCTGACGGTGGTCAAGGAACTGGATGGTCTCTCCAAGGGCGTTAAACTGGACTCGTACCGCAGCTCAAAGCAGACGCAGCGCATCCACCATTTCGACGAGGTGTCTTCGCGCGCCAAAAAGTCTTTGGAGTTCATCAAGTCGGCCAAAAGCAATGTGAA GTGTGCCACCACAAAAGGCTCGTTTGTTAATGCCTCGGTGTTCGCCCTAGTTGAGGAGGAGTATCTCTCCAATGACGACAAAATTCTGGCCACAGCTATGGCTGTATCGAAAACGGCCAGGTCTGAACAATGCACAG ATGGCAAGTGTTTTATTCAAACGGAACTGGTTCTAATAACCACCGATCGCAATCTGCGTGTGAAGGCTCTTTCCCGGAATCTGGCGGTCAGTGCTTTGGACGAGTTCCTTCAGTGGGCCAAGGACTGCCGCGAATCGACCTGA
- the LOC108026389 gene encoding nuclear hormone receptor HR96: MSPPKNCAVCGDKALGYNFNAVTCESCKAFFRRNALAKKQFTCPFNQNCDITVVTRRFCQKCRLRKCLDIGMKSENIMSEEDKLIKRRKIETNRAKRRLMENGTDGGDHDGEGEGGDHKAPADSSSSNLELYSGSQDSQSCGSADSVANGCSGGQARSTSTQVNPLQMTAEKIVDQIVSDPDRASQAINRLMRTQKEAISVMEKVISSQKDALRLVSHLIDYPGDALKIISKFMNSPFNALTVFTKFMSSPTDGVEIISKIVDSPADVVEFMQNLMHSPEDAIDIMNKFMNTPAEALRILNRILSGGGANAGQQTGERKPLLDKDPAVKPAPPAERTDTVIQSMLGNSPPISPNAPAAVDLQYHSPGVGEQPSTSSSHPLPYIANSPDFDLKTFMQTNYNDEPSLDSDFSINSIESVLSEVIRIEYQAFNSIQHAASRVKEEMSYMGGGQPTYGGCHAAGNNGQQPQHLQQPIIAPSSVQVDRELNEAEKMKLRELRLASEALYDPVDEDLSALMMGDDRIKPDDTRHNPKLLQLINLTAVAIKRLIKMAKKITAFRDMCQEDQVALLKGGCTEMMIMRSVMIYDDDRNSWKVPHTKENMGNIRTDLLKFAEGNIYEEHQKFITTFDEKWRMDENIILIMCAIVLFTSARSRVIHKDVIRLEQNSYYYLLRRYLESVYSGCEARNAFIKLIQKISDVERLNKFIINVYLNVNPSQVEPLLREIFDLKNH; encoded by the exons ATGTCGCCGCCGAAGAACTGCGCGGTGTGCGGGGACAAGGCGCTGGGCTACAACTTCAACGCGGTCACCTGCGAGAGCTGCAAGGCCTTCTTCCGGCGCAACGCGCTGGCCAAGAAGCAGTTCACCTGCCCCTTCAACCAGAACTGCGACATCACAGTGGTCACCCGCCGCTTCTGCCAGAAATGCCGCCTGCGCAAGTGCCTGGACATCGGGATGAAGAGCGAGAACATCATGTCCGAGGAGGACAAGCTGATCAAGCGGCGCAAGATCGAGACGAACCGGGCCAAGCGTCGCCTCATGGAGAACGGCACGGATGGCGGGGATCACGATGGCGAAGGCGAAGGAGGTGACCACAAGGCGCCGGCGGACAGCAGCAGTAGCAACCTGGAGCTCTACTCGGGATCACAGGACTCGCAGAGCTGCGGCTCGGCTGATAGCGTTGCCAACGGGTGCTCCGGCGGACAGGCCAGATCCACGAGCACTCAGGTCAATCCGCTGCAGATGACCGCCGAGAAGATCGTCGACCAGATCGTATCCGACCCGGATCGTGCCTCGCAGGCCATAAACCGGCTGATGCGGACCCAGAAGGAGGCTATTTCGGTGATGGAGAAGGTGATCAGCTCACAAAAGGATGCCTTAAGGCTGGTGTCCCACTTGATCGACTACCCAG GTGACGCCCTCAAGATCATTTCCAAGTTTATGAACTCGCCCTTTAATGCGCTCACAG TATTCACCAAGTTCATGAGCTCACCTACGGACGGAGTGGAAATCATCTCAAAGATAGTTGATTCACCGGCGGACGTGGTGGAGTTTATGCAGAACCTGATGCACTCGCCAGAAGATGCCATCGACATTATGAATAAGTTCATGAATACCCCGGCGGAGGCCCTGCGCATCCTTAATCGCATCCTGAGCGGCGGTGGAGCAAACGCAGGCCAGCAGACAGGAGAGCGCAAGCCATTGCTGGACAAGGATCCAGCGGTGAAACCTGCTCCGCCGGCGGAGCGAACGGACACCGTCATCCAGAGCATGCTGGGCAATAGCCCGCCAATTTCGCCGAATGCTCCCGCTGCCGTGGATTTGCAGTACCACTCGCCCGGCGTTGGGGAGCAGCCAAGCACATCGAGTAGCCATCCGTTGCCTTACATTGCCAACTCGCCAGACTTCGATCTGAAGACCTTCATGCAGACCAACTACAACGACGAGCCCAGCCTGGACAGCGACTTTAGCATCAACTCGATCGAGTCTGTGCTCTCCGAGGTGATCCGCATCGAGTACCAGGCCTTTAATAGCATACAGCACGCTGCCTCGCGGGTCAAGGAGGAGATGTCCTACATGGGTGGCGGTCAGCCCACCTACGGAGGCTGCCATGCAGCCGGCAACAATGGGCAGCAACCGCAGCACCTGCAGCAGCCCATTATCGCCCCCTCCAGCGTGCAGGTGGATCGCGAGTTGAACGAGGCGGAGAAGATGAAGCTGCGCGAGCTGCGCCTGGCCAGCGAGGCTCTCTACGATCCCGTGGACGAGGACCTGAGTGCCCTGATGATGGGCGATGATCGCATTAAG CCCGACGACACTCGCCACAACCCGAAGCTACTGCAGCTGATCAATCTGACGGCGGTGGCCATCAAGAGGCTTATCAAAATGGCCAAGAAGATAACAGCATTCCGTGACATGTGCCAGGAGGACCAGGTGGCCCTGCTCAAAGGCGGCTGCACAGAGATGATGATAATGCGCTCCGTCATGATCTACGACGACGATCGCAACTCCTGGAAG GTACCCCACACCAAAGAGAACATGGGCAACATACGCACTGACCTGCTCAAGTTCGCCGAGGGCAATATCTACGAGGAGCACCAGAAGTTCATCACAACCTTTGACGAGAAGTGGCGCATGGACGAGAACATTATCCTGATCATGTGTGCCATTGTCCTCTTTACCTCGGCTCGATCACGAGTGATACACAAAGACGTGATTAGATTGGAACAG AATTCCTACTATTATCTTCTGCGAAGATATCTGGAGAGTGTTTATTCCGGCTGTGAGGCGAGGAACGCGTTTATCAAGCTAATCCAAAAGATTTCAGATGTGGAGCGTCTGAACAAGTTCATTATAAATGTCTATTTGAATGTTAACCCATCCCAGGTGGAGCCGTTGCTGCGTGAAATATTCGATTTGAAAAATCACTAA
- the LOC108026459 gene encoding ER membrane protein complex subunit 6 — MNRVKTTQSKTGEIIAYSEGAIRNNISAVEYCRTSMAAISGCAAGILGLSGTLGFLFYFLSVFVLWILVLLKSGTQWRKFFINRRNLLTNQFMGGLCTYVLFWTFLYGMVHVY; from the exons atgaaCCGAGTAAAGACCACGCAGTCCAAGACGGGCGAAATCATCGCCTACAGCGAGGGTGCCATCAGGAACAACATATCCGCCGTGGAGTACTGTCGCACTTCGATGGCCGCCATTTCGGGCTGCGCTGCGG GTATTTTGGGCCTGAGCGGAACCCTGGGCTTTCTGTTCTACTTCCTGTCCGTCTTCGTGCTCTGGATCCTGGTACTGCTTAAGTCGGGCACCCAGTGGCGCAAGTTCTTCATCAACCGCAGAAATCTGCTGACCAACCAGTTCATGGGCGGCCTTTGCACCTACGTGCTCTTCTGGACATTCCTCTACGGCATGGTTCATGTGTATTAG
- the LOC108026457 gene encoding beta-1,4-galactosyltransferase 7: MVNISTVNWLFVCGLSFCLGGIAVLSFMPLGSDCVCPLSNPLSRLTGGGGGGGSTLQKQPLEEKRKEPHDHGASVHKMALLVPFRDRFEELLQFVPHMTTFLRRQGVAHHIFVLNQVDRFRFNRASLINVGFQFASDVYDYIAMHDVDLLPMNNDLLYEYPSSLGPLHIAGPKLHPKYHYDNFVGGILLVRREHFKQMNGMSNQYWGWGLEDDEFFVRIRDAGLQVTRPQNIKTGTNDTFSHIHNRHHRKRDTQKCFNQKEMTRKRDHKTGLDNVKYKILKVHEMVVDQVPVTILNILLDCDVNKTPWCDCSGTAAAASAVQT, encoded by the exons ATGGTGAATATATCCACCGTCAATTGGCTCTTCGTCTGCGGCCTGTCCTTCTGCCTGGGCGGGATTGCGGTGCTCAGTTTCATGCCGCTGGGCTCAG ACTGCGTGTGCCCGTTGTCCAATCCGCTTAGCAGGCTGaccggcggcggaggaggtggaggaTCGACGCTGCAGAAGCAGCCGCTGGAGGAGAAGCGAAAGGAGCCACATGACCACGGTGCGTCCGTTCACAAGATGGCACTGCTGGTGCCGTTCCGAGATCGATTCGAGGAGCTCCTCCAGTTCGTGCCCCACATGACCACCTTCCTGCGGCGCCAGGGCGTAGCGCACCACATCTTCGTGCTGAACCAGGTGGACAGGTTCCGCTTCAATCGCGCTTCCCTGATCAACGTGGGCTTCCAGTTTGCCAGCGATGTGTACGACTACATAGCCATGCACGACGTGGACCTGCTGCCGATGAACAACGATCTGCTGTACGAGTATCCCAGTAGTTTGGGTCCCCTGCACATCGCCGGACCCAAGCTGCATCCCAAGTATCACTACGATAACTTTGTCGGAGGTATCTTGCTGGTTCGGCGCGAGCACTTTAAGCAGATGAACGGCATGTCCAACCAGTACTGGGGCTGGGGACTGGAGGACGATGAGTTTTTTGTGCGCATCCGGGATGCAGGACTCCAGGTGACGCGGCCACAGAACATTAAGACTGGCACTAATGATACATTTAG CCATATCCACAACCGCCATCATCGCAAGCGGGACACCCAGAAGTGCTTCAATCAGAAGGAGATGACCCGCAAGCGGGACCACAAGACGGGCCTGGACAATGTCAAGTACAAAATACTCAAGGTGCACGAGATGGTCGTTGACCAGGTGCCGGTGACCATTCTCAACATTTTGCTCGATTGTGATGTAAATAAAACGCCTTGGTGCGACTGCTCCGGAACGGCAGCGGCCGCCTCGGCGGTACAAACCTGA